ACTCGGGCTGGAAGGCGCCTTCGAACTGAGGCGCGTGCAACGCCTGGAGGCTGCCGAGCGCGCCGCCGAAGTCCTCGTTCTGGAAGCGCGCGAAGCCGTTCTCGAAGAGCGCCTGGTCCCAGTAGCGTGAGTAACGCGGCACCCGCTCATACGCGGCGCTGGCATCCGCGTACTCACCGCGGCGGTAGTGGAGCCGGCCCAGCGCGATGAGCGCCAGGTGCTGCGTGGCGCGCAAATCGAGCTGCCCTTCCTTCGCGGCCAACACCGCGTTGAAGGCGGCCAGCGCCTCCTTGTCCAGCACGGTGGCCTCACCGGGGCGCCCCGGGAAGCGCGGATCCGACAGCACCACGCCCAGCAGGTAGCGTGACTTCGCGTAGACGCGGCTGTCCTGGGGCACCGCCTCCAGCAGCGAGCGCGCCTCCTCGAAGCGACTCTTGCGCTGGCTCACCGTGCCCACCAGGTAGTTGATGCGCGCGAGCACCTCCTTGGGCAGCGTCACCCACCGGTCCCGGACGTCATCGGTGTAGGCCTGGTTGAGGATGCTGGGGATGAGGTTGTGCTCATCCAACTGCTGCTGCATGTCCACCAGCCCCTCCACCGCCTTCAGGTACGAGGGGTGCGAGGGCCCGGCGTTGACGATGGCCGCGTAGGCGATGAAGGCGGCGACGGGCAGGCCCTTCTTGGCCAGGGCCTGTCCCAGGAAGTACTCCGACTTGCCCTTCACTTCCGGGTCGGAGGCGCGCTCCGCGAGGTCGAAGAAGAGCGGCGCGGCGGTGTCCATGTCACCGGCGTTGAAGGCGGCCAGCGCGCGGTTGTAGCCGCCCGGGTCCTGCTGGGCGAGCACCGTGAGCGGCGCCAGGGCGACGAAGAGGCTGAGCAGTCGTTTCATGGCGGTTCGGGTCTTCCTGCGCATCAAAAGAGGACAGAGAAGCCGGCGTAGAAGCTGACGTTGTTGAGGACGTCGGAGGACGGCTCGGCCACCAGGTCGCGGCCCAGGATGATGTCCTCGCGGTAGTTCTTCCGGGTCTTCGGGTCCACGCCGTCGAACCGCTGGTAGCGGCAGCTACCGCTCAGGTTCAGCGAAGCGAAGTCCTGGTTGGAGGAGCGCGCCGCCTCCAGCGCCTCGAAGTCGGCCAGGTTGCAGCCGTCCACCCGGTCCACGCGCGCGGTGTAGATGAGGTCGCGGACCTCCACGCGCAACGCGTACGACTCACCGAACTGGAGGCGGAAGCCGCCGCCCACCGAGCCGAGGAACTTGGTGCCCGTGTCACCGAAGCGCGCGGGCACGTTGAAGGACTGGCCGTCCACCTCGTTGGTCACCGCGGGGCGGATGAGGTGCCGCGTGGACCCCACGCCCGCGCCGCCGCTGAGCACCACGCTGAACTGCGCCAGCGAGTTGTTGAGGAAGGCGAACTTGCCGTACAGCGGCGTCACTTCCACGCCCGCGTGCGCGCCCCAGACGAGCAGCAGCGACGAGGCCGCCTGCGCCTGCTCGCGGACCTTGTCGATGAGCTCCAGGTTGAAGGCGCTCTCGTTGGAGTACCAGTTGTACTGGCCCATCACCTGGAGCGCGAAGTTCTCCTGCAGGTGGTAGGTGTAGTGCGCCGCCGTGCCCGCGTGGTTGGTGTACTTGCCGTTCACCTGCACCGTGGCCGGGTACACCGTCAGCTCGTGCCGGCCCTCGTCCGCGAAGCGCTTCTTCTGGACGATGTGCACCGACACGTTGGGGTTGTAGAGCGGCGCGCCGTTCACCAGCCGCTGCTGCTGGACATCCGTGGTGCGAGGCGCATCCGACGACTCCAGGTCGGCCGCGAGCACCGGCGCGTCATCCGGCACGGGCGGCGCCTCCTGGCCGGCCATGTCCGTTGCCGGCGGCGCCGTCTGCGACTCCACCGTGGGCGCGGGCTCGGTGGCCGGCATCGGCTCCGACGCCAGGCCCGCTTCATCCGCGGAAGCGGGCGTGCGCTCCCGCTCGGGCGCCGTGCCCGTGCCGTGGCTGGGCGCGGAGTCGGAGCGGACGTTCGTGGTTCCGGGGACCCGAGGCTCGGGACGGGACGCCGGGACGCTGGGCGCCTCCGGGAGCGAGGCCGGCTGCGTGGGAGGCGGCACGGCCGTCTCCGCACCGGGCGCGGGCACCTGCTGGACCTGCGCCAACGCGAAGGCCGGAGCCGGGACGCGCGGCGCGGCCTGGGTGGCCGTGGCGACAAGGAGCGCGAGGGACAGAATCGGTCGCATAGTCAGGTGGACCTAGAAGGAGAAGGTGTAGCCAAGGTCGAACTGCACCAGGTGCGTGAGGCCAGGGCTGCGAGCGGGCTCACCCGTCGCCTCGCCCGCCTCCCATGCGTCGCGCACCAGATTGACGCGGTAGTTGTCCCGGAAGACCCAGTCGCGCAGCTCCAGGCGCACGCCGTGCCGCTCGAGGATGAAGAAGCGGAAGCCCACCGCGGCGGACACCACCGGGGCCACGCGCGACTCCTTCACCCAGTAGTTCTGGGAGGCGGAGCCGCGATCATCCACGGACGTGCGGTTGTCACAGATGCCCAGTTGGCGGTTCACCACCTGGGTGCACTGGATGACGGAGTTGCGCTGGAACGAGGCCAGGCCGCCGCCCGCCCAGACGTAGGCCTGGAAGTGCGCGGGCAGGTCCGACAGCAGGCTGAGCTTGCCGTAGATGGGCGCCCACCGGACGCCGGCCACCCCGTGCAGGTTCATCTGCCAGAGGTCCTCCAGCTCGTCGGTGACGCGCTTGTCCTCGCGGTTGAGGAAGCTTTCGGAGATGGACCGCGCCAGGCCCGTGTGACGGCTGGCCGCGTAGCCGGCGCGCGCCTCCACCGCGAAGGTGTCGAAGAGGTTGTAGGCGACACCGGCGTTGAAGACGTAGTGCGCCGTCAGGTGGGTCTGCAGCGGCAGGCCCACGCCGAAGGACACCTCCAGGTTGCCGCCCGGTTCGTACAGCCGGTTGCGGACCACGACGTTGTCGAGGACGTTCTCGTCGTCCTGCGCCGCGGAGATTGGCGCCGCCAGCGAGACTGCCAACGAAGCAAAGACGCAGAGCGTGCGTGCGATCATAATCCTGCCCGGCCCGTGGGGTGGGCCGCCATGAGCGGGAGTGTCTGGACTCCCCGAGCCACGGAGCCCGCGTCACTCAGCGGGACTCCTTCGTGGCGCCTGGATGTGCGCACGGCTTCCCAGACCGACAAGCCGAGATGGCCGGGAGTCGGAATTCTTTTCACGGTCGTCCCCACCGGACGCCCACCGGTCAACGTTTCCGGGGCATGCCGTGGCACGGGACGTGATGGAGCAGGCAGCCGGGTCGTCACGCGGGGCAAGCACCTGCCCACCCGCGGAAACCGCACGCGCCCTGCCCCGCAAAGCAAACGCCCCGCCCGGATGCCCGGAGAACCGGGCCCGGAAGCGGGGCGTTTCGAGCGTCAGACGCTCAGCAGCGAACTACGCGCCGCGCGCGGCCTTGTGCTGCGCGCGCATGGCCGCCTTGATGCTGGGACGGATGTAGACGACGCCGTCCCGGTGACCGGCCACGGCGCCCTTCACGAGCACCAGGCCCTTCTCCACGTCCACTTCCACGACGGTCAGGTTCTGGGTGGTGACCTGATCCACGCCGTAGTGGCCGGGCATCTTCTTGTTCGGGTACACGCGGCCCGGCGTCTTACGCTGACCGATGGCGCCCGGGTGACGCTGGTACTCGTGCGTACCGTGCGTCTTGGTCTGAGAGCCCTTGAAGTTCCAGCGGCGCATGACGCCGGCGAAACCGCGACCCTTGGTGACGCCCGTGACGTCGACCAGCTCGCCCTTGGCGAACATGTCGGCCTTGACGGCGTCGCCCACGTTGAAGGAGGCAGCCTCCTCCGGCGTGACGCGGAACTCCTTCAGGTGGCGGCGGTAAGGCGCGTTGGCCTTCTTGAAGAAGCCCCGCTCGGCCAGGTTGAGAATCTTCTCGCGGATCTCACCGTAACCGATGGTCACCGCGGAGTACTTGTCCTTCTCCGGGGTGCGCTTGCCAACGACCTGGCAGGTGCCCACGTCGATCACCGTGACCGGGACGAGGTTGCCCTCATCGTTGAACACCTGGGTCATGCCGATCTTCTTGCCAATCAGACCCTTCACGTCGTCCTCACTGCCAGCGCGCTGGTGGCGCGGAAAAACCCAATAAGTTCAATGACCTGGACTGCACGCGTCCCCGCGGTCGCCAGGAAGCGGCGCAATGTAGCAGACAGGTCCCCGCCGTCAAGCACTACGGGCGGGTGCCCCTCTCACTGCGCGCGATCCAACCGCGGGTAGAACGGTGCGAGCTGCGCATCGTTGATGCGCTGTGCATACACGTCTTCGCCCAGGAGGAACAGTGCTTGATCCAGATAATCCTCCGCAGCCTGGACCTGCGGCTCCTTGGCGGCGATTGCCTGGTCGATGTCCGCCATGCGGTGCTCGTGGTCCAGCTTCCGCTCCTCGGCCTGGTCCTCCATCTCCAGCATGCGCTTGTGCGCCAGGATGCCCGCCGCGCCGGGCTGGCCGGGTTCGGGCGTGAGGGCGGTGGACAGGCGGGACTCCAGATCCTCGAGCTCGCGACCGAGCCGCATCTGCTGGAGGCGGTTCTTCTTCAGGTTGGTCCGCGCCACGTCGATCTTGGCGGGGGCATCACCGATCAGCTCCATGTCGGCGATCTTCTGCTCCAGCTTGTTGAGGCCATCCTCGGCGTAGCGAAGGTCCGCCTTGCGTGACGCGAGCGTCTTGCGCAGCTCCTTCACCTTGCCGTCGATGGCGTCCACCGCCTTCTTCCACTTCTTGACGATGACGCCCTGCTTGGCCTTCTCCTCGTCCTGCACGGCGAGAAAGTCCGAATACGCCGCGTCCTCGTCATTCATCTCCTGCTCGAGCGCCGCCAGTTCATCCCGGCGCGTCACCACGGCCTCTTCGGCGCGGTAGACGCGGTCCATGGAACGGGGGCAGTTGGGCTTGCCCGGGAGCCTGTCCCGCGCGAGGTCACCCAGCTGGAAGATGAGGTCGTTGTAGCTCTCCTTCGCCATGGATGGATTTGTACGCCCAATGCGCCGGGACTGTCACCGGCGGAGCGAGCCATCCCTGTCGTTCCCTCAGGAATCCCCCGGCGCGGCGCTGGCCGGCGCGTCCGCGTGGACCACGGGGCCCAGGGCGCCCTCCGCCAGGGCCAGCAGCTCCCGGGAGCGGTCCTGCTCCTCGGTGCGGTTCAGCTCGCAGACCCACGCGGAGGAGAGGTCCGCTTGCTGCCGGGCCAGCTCGGCCGTCGTCTCATAGCGGGCCGCGGACGCCCGGGCGAAGGCGCCCTCACGGCGCAGCTCCAGCAAGGTATCCGGGTCCAGCTCGATGTTCTCGGGAGGAACCGGCAGGGGCCCGCGGCCCAGCGCGGCCAGCCGTGCGAGCAGCCGCGAGGCGTGGGCCCGGCAGAATGCGGCCAGGACCATCAACCGCGCCCGAACCCTCGCATCCGATATTCGCTCCGCCAGCGCCGTCATCCGCCGGGCGGAGACGACCTCCGCCTCCCATGCGGCGGCCAGCGCCGCGGCCAGCCGGGTATGCCTCGCACCCATCGACGTCCCCCTGTTCCCTACCTGCAAGCCGGCAACGTAGGAACGCCCCGCGCGGGATTCAACCGAGTGCGCGCTCGACCATCCAGAACCCACCAACGGCGAGGATTCCGATGGACACCGCCCTCACCGCCCGCGTGTGCAAAGCCGGACGGCGCTGGAGCATGCGGAGGATGGGCAGCAACACCGCCACCACCACCGCCTGCCCCAGCTCCACCCCCACGTTGAAGCCCAGCAGCGCCGTGGCCACGGACTCGCCCAGGCCATAGCCCGCCAGCACGCCCGCGAAGCCAAAGCCGTGGATCAGTCCGAAGAGGAACGTGACGAGCACCCGGTGCCGGTGCTCGCGAAGGATCAGGTTCTCCAACGCGACATAGATGATGGAGGCGGCGATGGCGGCCTCCACCCACCGGGCCCCCGCACCGTCCAGCACCACCCACCCCAGCGCGGCGGCCCCCAGCGTCAGCGAGTGCGCCACCGTGAAGGACGTCACCAGCCACAGCACCCGCTTGAAGCCGCCCCCCACCAGGAGCACGGCCAGCAGGAAGGCCAGGTGGTCCACGCCCTCGAAGATGTGGCGCATGCCCAGCCCCACCCAACCGGCGAAGCGTCCGGACAGCGACGTGCGCGAAACCCCGTCGGGCAGGGCCACCTCCGGCCGCGAGGCATCCGCGAACACGGCCCCGGGCAACTCCCCTTCCCTCACGCTGCCCAGGATCACCCGGTACTCGGGGGGCAGCCGCTCCAGCAGGGCGAAGCGCTGACGCAGCGGCCCCGGAGGACAGGTGAAGGTCGCCGTCAGCTCCACGAAGGCCCGCCGAGGCGACGCGGCATGCGCGGTCCGCGTGCAGGACTGGCCCCCCGCGGCCAGGGGCGCTGAGCCCCAGACTCGCGCGGAGATGGCGTCGAGCTGCCCGGCCAGCGCGTCCCGGGTGTTCAGCGCCGCCCCCGTACCCTCCAGGGACAGGAGCCGGGCCAGGGACTCCGGCGTCAGCGTCATCACCTCGCGCACCTCGGGTGACTCCGGCGCGGCGCGGTGTGCCTCAATATAAAGGATATCGGCGTCGTGCGCGGAGGCCACGCCCGTGGCCAACAGCAGCCACGCCAGCAGGGCCCGGAGGGAGACACGCGTCATGTCCCCGCCAGCCTGCCGTCAGGGACCGCGCGCGTCCACCCCGCGACTCATTCCGAGACGAAGCGCAGCTCCACCTGCTGGCGGCCGCTCATCGGATCATGCCGCGCGCCGCAGGAGAAGCAGTGGAGTGCCTGATCCCACTCCCACAGCACCTTCACCTCTTCACCGCAGCAGAGCATGGGCAGCGCGCGCAGCAGCTCGTCCGGCTCCGCGGCCATGGGGCCCGGCAGCGCCTCCGGCTCCACCGCGACGAAGGTGGGGCTCGGGTTGACGGCCAGCGTCCGCGCCACGTGCGCCAGTTGCTCGTAGCGGACGTGGTCGGCCCAGCCGCGCGCCACCGACTCCAGGTGCGTCTGCTGCGCGGGGGTGAGGAACGCGTCCGCCTCCGCGCGGTAGCCACAGTACGGGCAGCCCCAGACGGGAACGCCCTCCACGCACTCGTGCGCGTTCTCGAACGGGTAGAAGCCCTGCAGCTTGTGCAGCACCGCCCGAGCGTCCATGGGCCCCGGCCGCGTCTTGAACGGACGCTGGCACTCCGGACACTCCCGCCGCGTGAAACCGGCGGAGTCCCGCGGCAGGTCCACCCGGCACATCTCCGGCGCCTCGCGCTTCACGCCGAGGCCGCCCGGCGGCCGTGGGACACCACCGCCAACAGGAGCGTCACCATCGCGAACAAGAGCAGCAGGTGGACCCAGTACCCCTCGGTGGAACCCGTCGTCAGCCCCAGCCCCCACAACACCAACAGGATGATTCCCATCGTCCAGTACACGCCACACCTCCACGCACCACAACCTGGCGCGGGCAAACCTAGGAACAGGCACCCGAACGAGCAACCCGGTGCTTTTCACAGCCTCCCGTTGGGAACGGCACTTCTCCGACCGGGCATTTTTTCAGGACCGCCGGTGAAACCTGGAGCCCCCACGGGGCATTTTCGGCGGCCCTCTAAGGAGAGAGACGCCGCGTGCGAGTGCTGGCACGCGGGCTGCTTAGGCGCTGCTCCGTCGGCAGGTCGGTGCGTCCGCACCGGCTGCCTGGGCTCAAAGGGTGCGATCAGCACGGCGGTCGCCGGGGAGGGGTGGGATGAGGGGTTGGATGGTGGCGATGGCGGCGGGGTTCTTGGCGGGTACGGCGGCGCTGGCGTTTCCGGTGCAGGTGCCGGATGGCGCGCAGGGCGAAGGCCCCGAGCTGACGGAGCTTCGCGCCCGGTTGGCGGAGCGCGACGCGGAGCTGAAGGCCACCC
This genomic window from Myxococcus hansupus contains:
- a CDS encoding tetratricopeptide repeat protein, whose amino-acid sequence is MKRLLSLFVALAPLTVLAQQDPGGYNRALAAFNAGDMDTAAPLFFDLAERASDPEVKGKSEYFLGQALAKKGLPVAAFIAYAAIVNAGPSHPSYLKAVEGLVDMQQQLDEHNLIPSILNQAYTDDVRDRWVTLPKEVLARINYLVGTVSQRKSRFEEARSLLEAVPQDSRVYAKSRYLLGVVLSDPRFPGRPGEATVLDKEALAAFNAVLAAKEGQLDLRATQHLALIALGRLHYRRGEYADASAAYERVPRYSRYWDQALFENGFARFQNEDFGGALGSLQALHAPQFEGAFQPESWILKATVYYYSCLYDEVKTTLAAFDELYGPMEKQLEPFAGEEEALVQSYNLVAAENRRLPRPVYLWLRNNERIREVMRMLDRVDTEKKTLAGGRWRGTPLAAQTTASLEDVRSTLLQVGGTLAQSRIREASDNLRTFSDQAEIIRVQTALDEKDLLMAGVDQKALLTRQSLYRPKMPGAAWNYWKFQGEFWRDEIGYYQYTLKRGCPAKTAEQTP
- a CDS encoding outer membrane beta-barrel domain-containing protein, with protein sequence MRPILSLALLVATATQAAPRVPAPAFALAQVQQVPAPGAETAVPPPTQPASLPEAPSVPASRPEPRVPGTTNVRSDSAPSHGTGTAPERERTPASADEAGLASEPMPATEPAPTVESQTAPPATDMAGQEAPPVPDDAPVLAADLESSDAPRTTDVQQQRLVNGAPLYNPNVSVHIVQKKRFADEGRHELTVYPATVQVNGKYTNHAGTAAHYTYHLQENFALQVMGQYNWYSNESAFNLELIDKVREQAQAASSLLLVWGAHAGVEVTPLYGKFAFLNNSLAQFSVVLSGGAGVGSTRHLIRPAVTNEVDGQSFNVPARFGDTGTKFLGSVGGGFRLQFGESYALRVEVRDLIYTARVDRVDGCNLADFEALEAARSSNQDFASLNLSGSCRYQRFDGVDPKTRKNYREDIILGRDLVAEPSSDVLNNVSFYAGFSVLF
- a CDS encoding outer membrane beta-barrel domain-containing protein → MIARTLCVFASLAVSLAAPISAAQDDENVLDNVVVRNRLYEPGGNLEVSFGVGLPLQTHLTAHYVFNAGVAYNLFDTFAVEARAGYAASRHTGLARSISESFLNREDKRVTDELEDLWQMNLHGVAGVRWAPIYGKLSLLSDLPAHFQAYVWAGGGLASFQRNSVIQCTQVVNRQLGICDNRTSVDDRGSASQNYWVKESRVAPVVSAAVGFRFFILERHGVRLELRDWVFRDNYRVNLVRDAWEAGEATGEPARSPGLTHLVQFDLGYTFSF
- the rplC gene encoding 50S ribosomal protein L3, whose translation is MKGLIGKKIGMTQVFNDEGNLVPVTVIDVGTCQVVGKRTPEKDKYSAVTIGYGEIREKILNLAERGFFKKANAPYRRHLKEFRVTPEEAASFNVGDAVKADMFAKGELVDVTGVTKGRGFAGVMRRWNFKGSQTKTHGTHEYQRHPGAIGQRKTPGRVYPNKKMPGHYGVDQVTTQNLTVVEVDVEKGLVLVKGAVAGHRDGVVYIRPSIKAAMRAQHKAARGA
- a CDS encoding HupE/UreJ family protein — encoded protein: MTRVSLRALLAWLLLATGVASAHDADILYIEAHRAAPESPEVREVMTLTPESLARLLSLEGTGAALNTRDALAGQLDAISARVWGSAPLAAGGQSCTRTAHAASPRRAFVELTATFTCPPGPLRQRFALLERLPPEYRVILGSVREGELPGAVFADASRPEVALPDGVSRTSLSGRFAGWVGLGMRHIFEGVDHLAFLLAVLLVGGGFKRVLWLVTSFTVAHSLTLGAAALGWVVLDGAGARWVEAAIAASIIYVALENLILREHRHRVLVTFLFGLIHGFGFAGVLAGYGLGESVATALLGFNVGVELGQAVVVAVLLPILRMLQRRPALHTRAVRAVSIGILAVGGFWMVERALG
- a CDS encoding lmo0937 family membrane protein, giving the protein MYWTMGIILLVLWGLGLTTGSTEGYWVHLLLLFAMVTLLLAVVSHGRRAASA